The genomic DNA GCGGCAGACGACACTCGCCGGCGGCGAATCCGAGTTCGCGCATCGCCCATTTGATGGCGATCGGGTTCGTCGTTGAGAAGAGCGCGTCGATGAGCGGCAGCAGGCCGAGATGGATCCGAGCGGCTGCGTGCGATTCGCCCGCGCGGAAGGCGTCGAGCATCGTCCGGTACTCGCGCGAGCATAGATGCGTCGCAACGCCAACGACGCCGTCGGCTCCCATCGCCAGGGCCGGCAAGAAGAGATGATCGTCGCCGGCCCAGAGGCGAAACTCGGCGGCGCGCCCGTTGAGGATCAACCCGATCTGCTTGAGGTCGCCACTCGATTCTTTCACGCCGGCGACGTTGCCGTGGCGCCGCGCGAGTTCGAGCAGGGTGGGCGGCAGCATGTTCGCTCCGGTGCGTCCCGGAATGTTGTAGATTACGACGGGCAGCGTTGTGGCCTCGGCGATCGCTCCAAAGTGCGCGAGCAT from Candidatus Baltobacteraceae bacterium includes the following:
- the dapA gene encoding 4-hydroxy-tetrahydrodipicolinate synthase, coding for MRNLGTVVTAMITPFDARGAVDLREAKRIATWLVDRGNDGLVVAGSTGEGQTLDDAERNALFSAVKEAVGERAAVIANAGTNDTRASVAAARAAEHAGADGILAVVPYYNKPTQSGMLAHFGAIAEATTLPVVIYNIPGRTGANMLPPTLLELARRHGNVAGVKESSGDLKQIGLILNGRAAEFRLWAGDDHLFLPALAMGADGVVGVATHLCSREYRTMLDAFRAGESHAAARIHLGLLPLIDALFSTTNPIAIKWAMRELGFAAGECRLPLDAMPEPLAAQLRPLIAPYR